A single Cucumis melo cultivar AY chromosome 4, USDA_Cmelo_AY_1.0, whole genome shotgun sequence DNA region contains:
- the LOC103502978 gene encoding thioredoxin-like 1-1, chloroplastic, which yields MADALSKVAFLAPFSPSSSSSSSSSSYSHRHLHCLSLPFSGFKSVDSSSHPFNWQRISVKLPSTTGPFSSSYAYGRRIEFTERNSVSPPRSSTISHSGFRIPKAQKWWEKGLQPNMKEVTGAHDLVDSLLNAGDKLVIVDFFSPGCGGCKALHPKICQFAEMYPDIQFLQVNYEEHKSMCYSLGVHVLPFFRFYRGAQGRLCSFSCTNATIKKFKDALAKHNTDRCCLGPTQGLEEKDLVALAANKELSFNYTPKPAEDVPIPIPATVGGVRTLESERSSSDMELPLPLPSTILNSSGQVTKENAYAG from the exons ATGGCTGACGCTCTCAGCAAGGTTGCTTTTCTTGCCCCTTtttccccttcttcttcttcttcttcttcttcttcttcttattctcaTCGTCATCTTCATTGTCTTTCTCTACCTTTTTCCGGCTTTAAATCGGTTGATTCTTCTTCCCATCCCTTTAATTGGCAACGAATTTCTGTGAAATTACCATCCACCACGGGGCCGTTTTCTAGCAGTTATGCCTATGGCAGAAGAATTGAGTTTACCGAAAGGAATTCTGTTTCTCCTCCACGATCTTCGACGATTTCCCAT AGTGGCTTTCGGATTCCAAAAGCTCAGAAATGGTGGGAAAAAGGTTTACAACCTAATATGAAAGAGGTGACTGGTGCACATGATCTCGTGGATTCTCTTTTAAATGCTGGGGATAAACTTGTTATCGTCGATTTCTTCTCCCCTGGTTGTGGTGGCTGTAAAGCTCTTCACCCGAAG ATATGCCAATTTGCTGAGATGTATCCTGATATCCAATTTTTGCAAGTGAACTATGAAGAACACAAATCCATGTGTTATAGTCTTGGTGTCCATGTGCTTCCCTTCTTCCGCTTTTACAGAGGCGCTCAAGGTCGTCTTTGCAGCTTTAGCTGCACTAATGCAACG ATTAAGAAATTCAAGGATGCGTTAGCCAAACACAACACAGATCGATGCTGCCTTGGCCCCACGCAAGGGTTGGAGGAGAAAGATCTGGTGGCACTTGCCGCCAACAAAGAATTGTCTTTCAACTACACACCTAAACCAGCAGAAGACGTCCCTATCCCCATCCCCGCCACGGTGGGAGGGGTAAGAACTTTGGAATCAGAACGTTCAAGTTCGGATATGGAActgcctcttcctcttccttcaACTATCCTCAATTCGTCTGGCCAAGTCACCAAGGAGAATGCCTATGCGGGATGA